One window from the genome of Hippoglossus hippoglossus isolate fHipHip1 chromosome 6, fHipHip1.pri, whole genome shotgun sequence encodes:
- the prr5a gene encoding proline-rich protein 5a: protein MLDGLRRRHASRPSPRPLSLNFSTFSAPPPSPDMDSSSEHPIRRTLHRLKLMSSPSLSELGKSEKSSPEDRGEKQKRAGSNATWNSIHNAVIAVFQKKGLADNELYVLNEGVRHLLKTELGSFFTEYLQNQLLTKGMVILRDKIRFYEGQKLLDSLAETWDFFFCDVLSMLQAIFHPVQGKEPSVRQLALLHFRNTIVLSVKLEDALSRPRARVPPSVTQMLLILQGVHESRGVNEEYLRLESLVQKVVSPYLGTHGLCSGDGQEADCCVLEKRLSWGWPKPADQPSKNPVVRSKSYNIPLLLTPVAEYDPDASSVGSGGIRRHSACEIISCSEEQGLAYADLAPGSELSGPSSNRLCVGSQFNGLVQAGASGMALPLPSPPIHPLHSSGALHGTEATTTMTDLSKGASSSPPSESSSPETIIGQVLESADSDSDGIFIDFPSHSSEAMGYTREGRQSTV from the exons ATGCTCGATGGACTCCGGAGGAGGCATGCCTCCAGGCCCTCCCCCCGACCCCTGTCCCTCAACTTCAGCACCTTCTCCGCCCCTCCCCCGAGCCCGGACATGGACAGCAGCAGCGAGCATCCAATCAGGAG GACTCTGCACCGGCTGAAGTTGATGAGCTCCCCCAGCCTGAGCGAGCTGGGCAAGAGTGAGAAAAGTTCACCGGAGGACAGAGGGGAGAAGCAGAAGAGGGCAGGATCCAACGCCACCTGGAACAG CATCCACAACGCCGTCATCGCAGTCTTCCAGAAGAAAGGTTTGGCAGATAACGAACTCTACGTCCTCAACGAAGGTGTCCG GCATCTGCTGAAGACTGAGCTGGGGTCCTTCTTTACTGAATACCTTCAG AACCAGCTGCTGACAAAAGGCATGGTCATCCTCCGGGACAAAATAAGGTTCTACGAAG GTCAGAAGTTACTCGACTCTCTGGCAGAGACGTGggacttcttcttctgtgacgTCCTCTCCATGCTGCAGGCCATCTTTCATCCGGTGCAG GGTAAGGAGCCCTCGGTCCGACAGCTAGCTCTGCTTCACTTCAGGAACACCATCGTCTTAAGTGTAAAGTTAGAGGACGCCCTGTCTCGACCCCGGGCCCGTGTTCCCCCCTCTGTTACACAGATGCTGCTTATTCTACAG GGGGTCCATGAGTCTCGTGGTGTGAATGAGGAATACCTGAGGCTGGAGTCTCTGGTCCAGAAGGTGGTCTCACCGTACCTGGGCACCCACGGTCTTTGCTCAGGAGACGGACAAGAGGCCGACTGCTGTGTTCTTG AGAAGCGTTTATCGTGGGGCTGGCCCAAGCCTGCAGATCAACCGTCTAAAAACCCTGTGGTACGATCCAAGAGCTACAACATCCCTCTGCTGCTGACCCCGGTGGCTGAGTATGACCCAGATGCCAGCTCTGTTGGCAGTGGAGGAATTCGACGCCACTCGGCCTGTGAGATTATATCATGCTCGGAGGAACAAGGACTCGCCTACGCTGACCTGGCCCCAGGATCCGAACTGTCTGGCCCCTCCTCCAACAGGCTGTGTGTGGGCTCTCAGTTCAATG GTCTTGTACAAGCAGGAGCCAGTGGCATGGCCTTGCCTCTCCCGTCTCCCCCCATTCATCCCCTCCACTCCTCAGGAGCTCTCCACGGCACTGAGGCCACAACAACAATGACTGATCTTAGTAAGGGTGCATCCTCCTCGCCGCCCAGTGAATCATCCAGCCCCGAAACCATAATTGGACAAGTGCTCGAGTCtgcagactcagactcagatgGGATATTTATTGATTTCCCTTCTCACTCATCAGAAGCTATGGGGTACACTCGCGAAGGCAGGCAGAGCACTGTGTAG
- the tmem60 gene encoding transmembrane protein 60 has translation MKMSLAQRVLLSWIFALIFLIMLVLKLDSKIHWNWFLIFLPIWTFDTILILMLIVKMAGRCKPDFDPRDGEQSLKKRLWYLTALLLKLAFCLTLCSHLERLADMWVSVVCVPLWVLLGGALVELGHSVFHYRRD, from the coding sequence ATGAAGATGTCCCTGGCCCAGCGGGTGCTCCTCTCCTGGATCTTtgccctcatcttcctcatcatgcTGGTCCTCAAGCTGGACTCCAAGATCCACTGGAACTGGTTCCTGATCTTCCTCCCCATCTGGACCTTTGAcaccatcctcatcctcatgCTGATCGTGAAGATGGCAGGACGCTGCAAGCCAGACTTTGACCCCAGAGACGGCGAGCAGAGCCTGAAGAAGAGGCTGTGGTACCTGACGGCCCTGCTGCTGAAGCTGGCCTTCTGCCTGACACTGTGCTCCCACCTGGAGAGGCTGGCTGACATGTGGGTCAGCGTggtgtgtgtccctctgtggGTGCTGCTGGGTGGGGCGCTGGTGGAGCTGGGACACAGTGTTTTCCACTACAGGAGGGACTGA